The segment CACAAACTAATTTACGTCATCCCAATATGCGTGAATCCTGCTGAGATAAGGCCGTACATGTCCGCTATCTCAAGCGACAAGCCGAAAAATCATCATAATAAGACCGCTGAATTCCTTTATTCCGAAGATGATGCTGGCGTGTGCTCGATCTTCAACAGACTCCTCTTTCCGCATAGCTTGTCTTGACAATCCCCCGGCAAAATGTCAAAGTATTACCTTAGGACAGGAGGGTTTTTCACATGCAATTCGAGGAGATGGTCAAGCGGATCAATGAGCTCGCCAAGAAGAGCAAATCAGGCGGATTGACCGCTGAAGAGGCGCAAGAGCAAAGCGAGCTCCGCCGCCGTTATATAGATGGATTCAAGAAGAATCTCCGCTCGCAGCTGGACAACATTCGGTTCACGGATGAAGAGGAAGGCAATGCGGGCAGCAAGAAGTGGAAGCATTAAAAGACAAAATCGAAAGTCAGCAGTCAGAAGAATGAAGTGAGCGAATGCGGAGGGATGGTCAGTGTCGCGCAAATGGAAGCGCATGGTGGAACGCAACTATGATCAGGTCAGCAAGCAACGCAGCAAGCAGGAAAGCGCGCTGCCCGGAGTGAAGCTGCTGTCGGACGGGACCGAGATGATCCGCGGCCGGAGCATTGTGATGCCGATTACGATGATTGCGATCGTATCGATGTTTATTTTGGTATACGGCTCATCTGCGGGGAATGACCCGTTGTTCTGGGTTACCGTCGGTGCTTATGTCTTTTTGGCACTTGTGTATTTTCTTCGTCGTCCTTATTTAAGAATTGGTCGTTCCTTCCTTTCTACGCGCCGTATGGGGCGGGATCAAATCGTAGAGGCGAAGGATATCGCTTCGATTACATGCGGGGATGGCTATGTAGCGATTGACTTCAAGAGCAAGCGGCGCAAATGGTTTTTCTCGCGTGTGATGAATCGGTATCCGACGGACCGGATGGCTGAGCGATTGCTGTTGTTTGCGCAGCGAACCGGCGTTCCCATGTATGGGGAGACGACGGATAAATCATAGACAAGGGGAGAGCTAGGATGGCGATTGAAGCCGTAGTGTTTGATCTGGATGACACGCTGCTGTGGGATGACCGCAGTGTCAAGGAGTCTTTCGAGGCGGTGTGCCAGTTCGCCGCCAGCAAGGCGGAAGTGGACCCGGAGCTTCTGGAGGAGAAGGTGCGTGAAGCTGCTTGGGCACTCTATGCGACCTATGAAACTTATCCGTTTACACAAAATATCGGCATCAACCCGATGGAAGGCTTGTGGGGGAACTTCCACGATGACGTGCACCCGATGTTTGCCAAGCTGCGCGAGATCGCCCCTGGCTATCGCCGGGATGCCTGGACACA is part of the Xylanibacillus composti genome and harbors:
- a CDS encoding DUF896 domain-containing protein, with protein sequence MQFEEMVKRINELAKKSKSGGLTAEEAQEQSELRRRYIDGFKKNLRSQLDNIRFTDEEEGNAGSKKWKH
- a CDS encoding methyltransferase; its protein translation is MSRKWKRMVERNYDQVSKQRSKQESALPGVKLLSDGTEMIRGRSIVMPITMIAIVSMFILVYGSSAGNDPLFWVTVGAYVFLALVYFLRRPYLRIGRSFLSTRRMGRDQIVEAKDIASITCGDGYVAIDFKSKRRKWFFSRVMNRYPTDRMAERLLLFAQRTGVPMYGETTDKS